One genomic window of uncultured Campylobacter sp. includes the following:
- a CDS encoding DUF493 domain-containing protein, protein MACILGAEKPKIDYPLFWEYKVVLDATTQKREQIDEILKGENYKIDFSRFSNGGKYMSFNVSVFVKDDLHRNEIFERLKVHFKYVL, encoded by the coding sequence GTGGCGTGTATATTAGGGGCTGAAAAGCCAAAAATCGACTATCCGCTCTTTTGGGAATACAAAGTAGTCCTAGACGCGACTACTCAAAAGCGCGAGCAGATCGATGAAATTTTAAAGGGCGAAAATTACAAAATAGACTTTTCGCGCTTTTCAAACGGCGGCAAATATATGAGCTTCAACGTAAGCGTTTTCGTTAAAGACGACTTGCATCGAAACGAAATTTTCGAGCGCTTAAAAGTCCACTTTAAATATGTATTGTGA